A portion of the Gossypium arboreum isolate Shixiya-1 chromosome 8, ASM2569848v2, whole genome shotgun sequence genome contains these proteins:
- the LOC108481170 gene encoding uncharacterized protein LOC108481170, which yields MGETSVSPVIETGSRDRVAGDDSLSQAMLQILKRVAGPNARTKGRGSVAGVTPNVAEYWMEATERIMVDLDFTAKKKLKGAVSLLRDEAYQCYINVRRWEFLNLTQGDRSMAEYEAEFLRLSRYARGMVASEYERCVGFEDGLRDSLRVLIASQRECEFVILVEKTNIAEDLKHVERHPSECWRTTRACLRFGSTEHRVRDCPLRIDEMQASVTGTAQLPRRYSGRHYRYVFTLYVPYLALIDIGSTHSYVASTVSETLGIPIESIDSEVMVLSPLGQSIRVSKLYRDVSLEVQETVFMGDLMKLPFGEFDLILGMDWLVKHRVSLDCATKRVILRTEENNEVMVIGEQRDYLTNVILALVAKKLVRNGCQAFLAYVSISGSKDSSVKDIRTMRDFSDIFLEELPGLSPSCEVEFGIELIPGTAPVTIAPYRMAPKELTELKA from the exons ATGGG TGAGACATCGGTATCACCTGTGATAGAGACTGGGTCTCGAGATCGTGTAGCTGGGGACGActcactgtcccaagccatgctacAGATTTTaaagagggtcgctgggcctaaCGCTAGAACTAAGGGCCGAGG GAGTGTCGCTGGAGTCACCCCTAAcgtggctgagtattggatggaggccacGGAAAGAATTATGGTTGACCTGGATTTTACTGCTAAGAAGAAGCTCAAGGGAGCTGTATCTCTGCTTCGTGATGAGGCGTACCAGTG TTATATCAACGTTAGAAGATGGGAGTTCCTTAATCTCACCCAGGGTGATCGATCAatggctgagtatgaggccgaATTTTTAAGACTAAGCCGTTATGCGCGAGGCATGGTGGCATCTGAATATGAGAGGTGTGTCGGTTTTGAGGACGGCCTTAGGGACAGCTTGAGAGTGCTGATAGCTTCGCAGAGGGAGTGTGAATTTGTTATTCTGGTCGAGAAAACTAATATTGCTGAGGATCTTAAGCACGTGGA acgccatccgAGCGAGTGTTGGAGGACTACCAGGGCATGCTTGAGATTTGGGTCCACTGAGCACCGTGTTCGAGATTGTCCATTGAGAATTGATGAGATGCAAGCTTCGGTTACTGGGACTGCACAGCTGCCAAGG AGATACTCTGGACGTCATTACAGATACGTTTTTACTTTATATGTACCTTACcttgcactgatagacataggaTCTACCCACTCATATGTAGCTAGTACTGTGTCTGAAACTTTGGGGATTCCAATCGAGAGTATTGATAGTGAGGTAATGGTGTTAAGTCCTTTGGGGCAATCCATCCGGGTTAGTAAATTGTATAGAGATGTTTCGTTAGAGGTCCAAGAGACAGTATTTATGGGTGATCTAATGAAGCTTCCATTTGGGGAGTTTGatctgattttgggaatggactggctggttaaacatCGGGTAAGTTTGGATTGTGCAACGAAAAGGGTTATCTTGAGGACCGAGGAGAACAATGAGGTAATGGTGATTGGGGAGCAACGAGACTACCTGACTAATGTGATCTTAGCTTTGGTAGCGAAAAAGTTAGTTCGGAATGGATGTCAGGCATTTTTGGCCTACGTCAGTATTTCAGGTTCTAAGGACTCTTCGGTTAAGGACATTAGAACTATGAGGGATTTTTCAGATATTTTTCTAGAGGAACTACCGGGGTTGTCTCCGAGCTGTGAggtagagtttgggattgagttgattcCGGGTACAGCTCCAGTGACTATCGCCCCTtaccgaatggcaccgaaggagcttacagagcttaaggcttAG